The Ensifer adhaerens genome contains a region encoding:
- a CDS encoding aspartate aminotransferase family protein, producing the protein MLKTTNSNERPASYLFYQSRLRRPLVDRAEGIYLFDQDGRRVIDGSSGAMVVNIGHGNRNVLDAMKRQMDRVTFAYRLHFENEPAEDLARRAAEKLPDGMDRIFFVSGGSEAVESCLKLARQWAVATGQKDRWKVISRFPSYHGGTLGALAVTGYAALSEPFSPMMREMPKVPAPTAYLDRDNLTMEQRGIKYADMLEERIQAEGPESVLAFIMEPIGGASTGALVAPDSYYPRIREICDKYGILLIHDEVMSGAGRTGKFLGGDHWNCRPDLIALSKGFASGYCPLGAMAAPSRIVQPVLDAGGFQHGFTYAGNPLACAAGLAVLDEIDRLGLIDNAAAMGEVLKAELVALSNRFPFIGDVRGKGLLLAAEFVSDRETMKPLPKELNAHQRMVDLAYERGLIIYSRRTRGGVEGDHFLVCPPMIITREQIGEIVAILGDALEVLAEELNLPVNR; encoded by the coding sequence ATGCTGAAGACGACAAATTCCAACGAACGCCCAGCCTCGTATCTCTTCTACCAGTCGCGCCTGCGCCGGCCGCTGGTCGACCGGGCCGAAGGCATCTATCTATTTGACCAGGACGGACGCCGTGTGATCGACGGCTCAAGCGGCGCCATGGTGGTCAATATCGGTCACGGGAACCGCAACGTGCTCGATGCGATGAAGCGCCAGATGGATCGCGTGACCTTCGCCTACCGGCTGCATTTCGAAAACGAGCCGGCGGAAGACCTGGCGCGCCGGGCCGCTGAAAAGCTGCCTGACGGCATGGACAGGATCTTCTTCGTTTCCGGCGGCTCGGAGGCGGTCGAATCCTGCCTGAAGCTCGCGCGGCAATGGGCTGTCGCCACCGGCCAGAAGGATCGCTGGAAGGTGATCTCGCGCTTTCCTTCCTATCACGGCGGGACGCTCGGCGCTTTGGCTGTCACCGGCTATGCCGCGCTCTCCGAGCCATTCTCGCCGATGATGCGCGAAATGCCGAAGGTGCCGGCGCCGACGGCCTATCTCGACCGGGACAACCTGACGATGGAACAGCGCGGTATCAAATATGCCGATATGCTGGAGGAGCGAATTCAGGCGGAAGGCCCGGAAAGCGTACTCGCCTTCATCATGGAGCCGATCGGCGGGGCATCCACCGGGGCGCTCGTGGCACCCGACAGCTACTATCCGCGCATTCGCGAGATCTGCGACAAGTACGGCATCCTGCTCATCCATGACGAGGTGATGAGTGGTGCCGGACGCACCGGAAAGTTTCTTGGGGGCGATCACTGGAACTGCCGGCCGGATCTGATCGCGCTCTCCAAAGGCTTTGCCTCAGGCTATTGCCCGCTTGGCGCCATGGCCGCACCGTCGCGGATCGTCCAGCCGGTGCTCGATGCCGGCGGCTTCCAGCATGGTTTCACCTATGCTGGTAATCCGCTTGCCTGCGCTGCTGGTCTGGCAGTGCTTGACGAGATCGATCGTCTTGGCCTGATCGACAATGCAGCGGCCATGGGCGAGGTGCTGAAGGCCGAACTCGTAGCGCTTTCCAATCGCTTCCCCTTCATTGGCGACGTGCGCGGCAAGGGGCTGCTGCTGGCAGCCGAGTTCGTCTCCGATCGCGAGACCATGAAGCCCTTGCCGAAGGAATTGAATGCCCATCAGCGCATGGTCGACCTCGCCTATGAGCGTGGCCTGATCATCTATTCCCGGCGCACGCGCGGTGGCGTCGAGGGCGACCACTTCCTCGTCTGCCCGCCGATGATCATCACCCGCGAGCAGATCGGCGAGATCGTCGCCATCCTCGGCGACGCGCTCGAGGTGCTTGCCGAAGAACTGAACCTCCCCGTCAACCGCTGA
- a CDS encoding 3-keto-5-aminohexanoate cleavage protein — MTKAKTSRKVIITCAVTGSVHTPTMSPYLPITPDQIASEAIAAAEAGASILHLHARNPEDGRPSADPALFMQFLPRIKQSTDAVINISTGGSSLMALEDRLAASLRAEPEMCSLNMGSMNFALFPALDKPQEWKHEWEPQLLEATRSSIFKNTFADMEFILTRLGQGCGTCFEFECYDVGHLYSLAHFRDRGLVSGHLFIQFVFGILGGIGADPENLTHMKRIADKLFGDDYSFSVLAAGRHQMPMITMAAAMGGNVRVGLEDSLYNGRGTLAVSNAEQVHRIRTVLDALSLEVATPKEVRALLGLKGADQVAF, encoded by the coding sequence ATGACCAAAGCCAAAACATCGCGCAAAGTGATCATCACCTGCGCGGTGACGGGATCGGTGCACACGCCGACCATGTCGCCCTATCTGCCGATCACCCCTGACCAGATCGCGTCTGAAGCAATCGCGGCAGCCGAGGCGGGTGCGTCCATCCTGCATTTGCATGCGCGAAACCCGGAGGACGGCCGTCCGTCCGCTGATCCGGCGCTGTTCATGCAGTTCCTGCCACGCATCAAGCAATCGACCGATGCCGTGATCAACATCTCCACCGGCGGTTCGTCGCTGATGGCGCTGGAGGACCGGCTTGCCGCTTCCCTGCGTGCCGAACCCGAGATGTGTTCGCTGAACATGGGCTCGATGAACTTCGCGCTGTTTCCGGCGCTCGACAAACCGCAAGAATGGAAGCACGAATGGGAGCCGCAGCTTCTTGAAGCAACGCGCAGTTCGATCTTCAAGAACACCTTCGCCGATATGGAGTTCATCCTGACGCGGCTTGGCCAGGGCTGCGGCACCTGCTTCGAGTTCGAATGCTACGACGTCGGCCATCTCTATTCGCTGGCGCACTTCCGCGATCGCGGCCTGGTGTCGGGTCACCTCTTCATCCAGTTCGTCTTCGGCATTCTCGGCGGTATTGGCGCGGACCCGGAGAACCTCACCCACATGAAGCGCATCGCCGACAAGCTTTTCGGCGACGACTACTCGTTCTCGGTGCTGGCCGCCGGCCGCCATCAAATGCCGATGATCACCATGGCCGCGGCCATGGGTGGAAACGTTCGCGTCGGGTTGGAAGACAGTCTCTACAACGGCCGCGGGACGCTGGCAGTAAGCAATGCCGAGCAGGTCCACCGGATCCGCACAGTTCTCGACGCCTTGTCACTGGAGGTTGCAACCCCTAAGGAGGTGCGCGCGCTTCTTGGCCTCAAGGGCGCAGATCAGGTGGCATTCTGA
- a CDS encoding GNAT family N-acetyltransferase: MADKVTCTVDDYRRFGFGPNAAFHSLIAEAGADLAGLCLFFPIFSTWRGRPGVFVQDLFVEGRFRGLGIGEALMREVAAWSRARGGDYLRLEVDVDNLPAQRLYERLGITWQMKDRSHAAYDEAFMALAGGRKI; the protein is encoded by the coding sequence ATGGCGGACAAGGTCACCTGCACGGTCGATGACTACCGCCGCTTCGGCTTCGGTCCGAACGCCGCCTTCCACAGCCTGATCGCCGAGGCGGGTGCAGATCTTGCCGGTCTTTGCCTGTTCTTCCCGATTTTTTCGACCTGGCGCGGGCGCCCAGGCGTCTTCGTACAGGACCTCTTCGTTGAAGGTCGTTTCCGTGGCCTCGGTATCGGCGAAGCCCTCATGCGCGAAGTCGCCGCATGGTCGAGGGCAAGGGGCGGCGACTACCTTCGGCTGGAGGTCGACGTGGACAATCTGCCGGCGCAGCGCCTTTACGAACGGCTCGGCATTACCTGGCAGATGAAGGATCGCTCCCATGCCGCCTATGACGAGGCCTTCATGGCTCTCGCCGGCGGGCGGAAGATTTGA
- a CDS encoding histone deacetylase family protein — MKAFYALEQKRHNPKAFLSSGAPQPNPEQPERVERLLTGARAAGCEILRPREHGLGSIAAVHTPEYLDFLEHIYARWQRIPEASEEVIPNIHPLARGGRYPASAVGQAGYHMADTACPISSDTWESVLWSAWSAVDAADAVMAGDRAAYALCRPPGHHAFADVAGGFCFVNNSAVAAQRFLSNAARVVILDIDLHHGNGTQGIFYHRADVLTISIHADPVRFYPFFWGHADERGEGPGLGYNLNLPLERKSGDAEFLAALDVAFRRIRAYAPDALVVALGLDAFEGDPFGGLSVSTPGFSRIGEAIAGLGLPTAIVQEGGYLCDALSDNLTAFLTGFGGAATR, encoded by the coding sequence ATGAAAGCCTTCTATGCACTGGAACAGAAGCGACACAATCCGAAGGCTTTCCTTTCGAGCGGCGCACCGCAGCCCAACCCGGAGCAGCCGGAACGGGTCGAGCGCCTTCTGACTGGGGCGCGCGCTGCGGGCTGCGAGATCCTGCGCCCCCGTGAACACGGGCTCGGTTCGATCGCCGCGGTGCATACGCCCGAATATCTCGATTTCCTCGAACATATCTACGCGCGGTGGCAACGCATTCCCGAGGCTTCGGAGGAGGTGATCCCGAACATTCATCCGCTAGCGCGAGGTGGCCGCTACCCAGCCTCTGCCGTCGGGCAGGCGGGATACCACATGGCCGATACCGCGTGCCCGATATCCTCGGACACCTGGGAGAGCGTCCTCTGGAGCGCCTGGAGCGCAGTCGACGCTGCTGACGCCGTAATGGCCGGCGACCGGGCGGCCTATGCGCTCTGCCGGCCGCCGGGCCACCACGCCTTTGCCGATGTCGCCGGCGGCTTCTGCTTCGTCAACAACTCGGCCGTGGCCGCGCAACGTTTCCTCTCAAACGCTGCCCGCGTCGTGATCCTCGACATCGACCTGCACCATGGCAACGGCACCCAAGGCATCTTCTATCACCGTGCCGACGTGCTCACGATCTCGATCCACGCTGACCCCGTGCGCTTTTACCCGTTCTTCTGGGGGCATGCGGATGAACGCGGCGAGGGCCCGGGCCTCGGCTACAATCTCAACCTGCCGCTCGAGCGCAAATCCGGCGACGCCGAATTCCTGGCGGCGCTCGACGTCGCCTTCCGCCGCATCCGTGCTTATGCTCCCGACGCGCTGGTCGTGGCGCTCGGTCTCGATGCCTTCGAAGGCGATCCCTTCGGCGGCCTGTCGGTCTCGACGCCAGGTTTTTCGCGCATTGGCGAAGCGATCGCGGGTCTCGGGCTTCCGACGGCGATCGTGCAGGAGGGCGGCTATCTCTGCGATGCGCTGTCCGACAATCTGACGGCGTTCCTCACCGGATTTGGTGGCGCGGCCACACGCTGA